A genomic window from Flintibacter sp. KGMB00164 includes:
- the asd gene encoding aspartate-semialdehyde dehydrogenase, with amino-acid sequence MKKYKVGIIGGTGMVGQRFVTLMENHPWFQLTAIAASPRSAGQRYEDAVANRWAMKTPIPAEAKDIVVMDAAADVEKIAGMVDFVFCAVDMKKDEIRALEERYAKAECPVVSNNSAHRWTDDVPMVVPEMNPQHLEVIASQRERLGTKRGFIAVKSNCSIQSYAPALHPLLKYGIDKVLVCTYQAISGAGKTFERWPEMVDNLIPYIGGEEEKSEQEPLKVWGKVEGGKIVKAEGPAITAQCLRVPVSDGHTAAVFVSFKEGCKPTIEQIKADWAAFQGRAQELQLPSAPKQFLHYFEEPDRPQAKLDRELEGGMAISLGRLREDTQYDYKFVGLSHNTLRGAAGGAVLLAELLCAEGYMDR; translated from the coding sequence ATGAAAAAGTATAAAGTAGGTATCATCGGCGGAACCGGCATGGTGGGCCAGCGGTTTGTCACCCTGATGGAGAACCATCCCTGGTTCCAGCTCACTGCCATCGCCGCCTCTCCCCGCTCTGCCGGTCAGCGCTACGAGGACGCCGTAGCCAACCGCTGGGCCATGAAGACCCCCATCCCCGCCGAGGCCAAGGACATCGTGGTGATGGACGCCGCCGCTGATGTGGAGAAGATCGCCGGCATGGTGGACTTCGTGTTCTGCGCCGTGGATATGAAGAAGGACGAGATCCGCGCCCTGGAGGAACGCTACGCCAAGGCCGAGTGCCCCGTGGTGTCCAACAACTCCGCCCACCGCTGGACCGACGACGTGCCTATGGTGGTACCTGAGATGAACCCCCAGCACCTGGAGGTCATCGCTTCCCAGCGTGAGCGTCTGGGCACCAAGCGCGGCTTCATCGCCGTGAAGTCCAACTGCTCCATCCAGTCCTACGCCCCCGCCCTGCACCCCCTGCTGAAGTACGGCATCGACAAGGTGCTGGTGTGCACCTACCAGGCTATCTCCGGCGCCGGCAAGACCTTTGAGCGCTGGCCCGAGATGGTGGATAACCTGATCCCCTACATCGGCGGCGAGGAAGAGAAGAGCGAGCAGGAGCCCCTGAAGGTGTGGGGCAAGGTGGAAGGCGGCAAGATCGTCAAGGCCGAGGGTCCCGCTATCACCGCTCAGTGCCTGCGCGTGCCCGTGTCCGACGGCCACACCGCCGCCGTGTTTGTCTCCTTCAAGGAGGGCTGCAAGCCCACCATCGAGCAGATCAAGGCCGACTGGGCTGCCTTCCAGGGCCGCGCTCAGGAGCTGCAGCTCCCCTCCGCCCCCAAGCAGTTCCTGCACTACTTCGAGGAGCCCGACCGTCCCCAGGCCAAGCTGGACCGGGAACTGGAGGGCGGCATGGCCATCTCCCTGGGCCGTCTGCGTGAGGACACCCAGTACGACTACAAGTTCGTGGGTCTGAGCCACAACACTCTGCGCGGCGCTGCCGGCGGTGCGGTCCTTCTGGCCGAGCTGCTGTGCGCTGAGGGCTACATGGATCGCTGA